The Streptomyces sp. NBC_01244 genome contains a region encoding:
- a CDS encoding YwiC-like family protein: MPPKKVSWIPDQHGAWAMLTVPFLAGTFLSPRPGWQHALLLTAWLLGYAAVFHAQQWLRLRRVAARRPEVARRHVRPALVLGAATALAGIPLAVLHPWLLLAGAAAAPFVAVNSWFALRNRERALANGLAAVVPACGMLLVAARLGGGGLPWAPAAACLLYFAGTVPYVKTMIRERNSRTYYRGSVAYHAMATALAACLSPWLALPFAAYLARAAALPGRGLKVAVVGTVEIVGSAALPASLLLIF, translated from the coding sequence GTGCCGCCGAAGAAGGTCTCCTGGATCCCGGACCAGCACGGGGCGTGGGCGATGCTCACGGTGCCCTTCCTCGCGGGCACGTTCCTCTCGCCGCGGCCCGGATGGCAGCACGCCCTGCTCCTGACGGCCTGGCTCCTCGGCTACGCGGCGGTCTTCCACGCCCAGCAGTGGCTGCGCCTGCGCCGGGTCGCGGCCAGGCGCCCGGAGGTGGCGCGGCGGCACGTCCGCCCGGCCCTCGTACTCGGCGCGGCGACCGCCCTGGCGGGGATCCCGCTCGCGGTGCTCCACCCCTGGCTGCTGCTCGCGGGCGCGGCGGCGGCGCCCTTCGTGGCCGTGAACTCCTGGTTCGCGCTGCGGAACCGCGAGCGCGCCCTGGCCAACGGACTGGCCGCGGTGGTCCCGGCGTGCGGGATGCTGCTGGTGGCGGCGCGGCTCGGAGGGGGCGGCCTGCCCTGGGCGCCGGCCGCCGCCTGCCTGCTGTACTTCGCGGGCACGGTCCCGTACGTGAAGACGATGATCAGGGAGCGGAACTCCCGTACGTACTACCGCGGTTCGGTGGCCTACCACGCGATGGCCACCGCCCTGGCGGCCTGCCTCTCCCCGTGGCTGGCCCTCCCCTTCGCGGCCTACCTGGCCCGGGCCGCGGCGCTCCCCGGCCGCGGGCTCAAGGTGGCGGTGGTCGGCACCGTCGAAATCGTCGGGTCTGCGGCCCTGCCGGCTTCGCTGCTGCTGATCTTCTGA
- a CDS encoding GNAT family N-acetyltransferase encodes MNGTSGASSTSGIQVVSDRAEWRVGFEERVLSGYRAAGCSEPLARALLERALKGVDGWTVATDGDAGWIAVGVSEDNGATVGRIHDLTAVAPEAAAAARTWAERWCAERGAGRVEVRLSGGSGAGAEAAAEPGPAATTTTTAGLFAGYPVRGQNRMRAVAERPELPPGLGVRRLTQEEYPGWYAGEVAAYVADIVRAGALTPEQARAKSDEDFARYLPQGYRTPGHAFYAMEADGQVIGTGWVNHGHLPGVTFGFSLEVYEEHRGKGFGRAAMSVGEWAVRQGGDEALMFNVFGGNEVAMSLYDRTGFAVLDEFRSLPL; translated from the coding sequence ATGAACGGGACCAGCGGGGCAAGCAGCACGAGCGGCATACAGGTCGTATCCGACCGGGCCGAGTGGCGGGTCGGCTTCGAGGAGCGGGTGCTCTCCGGGTACCGGGCCGCGGGGTGCTCGGAGCCCCTCGCCCGGGCCCTGCTGGAGCGGGCGCTGAAGGGCGTCGACGGCTGGACGGTGGCCACGGACGGCGACGCCGGATGGATCGCGGTCGGGGTGTCCGAGGACAACGGAGCCACCGTGGGCCGGATCCACGACCTGACGGCAGTGGCACCGGAGGCGGCGGCCGCGGCCCGCACGTGGGCCGAGCGGTGGTGCGCCGAGCGGGGCGCAGGGCGGGTGGAGGTCCGGCTCAGCGGCGGATCGGGAGCCGGGGCCGAAGCCGCAGCCGAACCGGGACCCGCGGCCACAACCACAACCACAGCCGGACTGTTCGCCGGCTACCCCGTGCGCGGCCAGAACCGGATGCGCGCCGTGGCCGAGCGCCCCGAGCTGCCGCCGGGCCTGGGCGTCCGCCGGCTCACCCAGGAGGAGTACCCCGGCTGGTACGCCGGCGAGGTGGCCGCGTACGTCGCGGACATCGTCCGGGCCGGAGCCCTGACCCCGGAGCAGGCCCGGGCCAAGTCCGACGAGGACTTCGCCCGGTACCTCCCGCAGGGTTACCGCACCCCCGGGCACGCCTTCTACGCGATGGAGGCGGACGGGCAGGTGATCGGCACGGGCTGGGTGAACCACGGCCACCTGCCGGGCGTCACCTTCGGCTTCTCGCTGGAGGTGTACGAGGAGCACCGCGGCAAGGGCTTCGGCCGCGCCGCGATGTCCGTCGGCGAGTGGGCCGTCCGGCAGGGCGGCGACGAGGCGCTGATGTTCAACGTGTTCGGCGGCAACGAGGTGGCGATGAGCCTGTACGACCGCACGGGCTTCGCCGTCCTGGACGAGTTCCGCTCCCTGCCCCTCTGA